A genome region from Hymenobacter tibetensis includes the following:
- the sov gene encoding T9SS outer membrane translocon Sov/SprA: MNSGKKSLTAFVVVVASLVAWWSQAESVGDAHFAMQQLWASWLPGAAMQGGMPWMMPTPDTPRVVVPDTSRYRPSSRPKVRPADRAGTPFAPQRRRSPLILGLPSNINQQITPDDSLQNFDVQERVGQELDFRDPSRLSYKEYAEWQQRQAIRDYFRNRSAGGVTGDSSTANVRRLIPKIYLGPAADRIFGGSYVDIRPAGAVTLRMGARFNRNENPTLTLRQQRIGDFQFDQSTNLNLTGQIGEKLRLTFNYDTKAAFNFENNMKLDYTGFDTDIIRKIELGNVSLPLNNSLIQGGQNLFGVKTQLQFGRLSVTTVASNLRGQADEVRVQNGAQSRQFEIKASQYERDRHFFLSQFFRDRYNQALRNLPTVQSGVEIRRVEVYITNDNRQSDNLRNVVALMDLGEPRRVYRRNFLLNSPPATASNASNSEFQAVLSNSALARGELTVDNYLNTLPQQALAKNVDYEHVRARKLDAREYTFNAQLGYLSLNTPLLPEQVLSVSYEYLYNGRTYKVGELVDDYSNVGQDQVIFMKMLKATNPGVGLVNENDNSVNLPQYNPNPATNNPNLLTDNLPTWDLMMKNVYPLNASQLNRDNFQLQIIYKDDVTGVDLISLKEGVNVANRPLIEVLNLDNVNPNNDRNPDGNFDFFPGITIDPELGKIIFPVVEPFGSYLLNQFEAGTEQEFINRYVYQELYTQVQSDAQQRTEKDKFILRGRFQATATNEISLPGLGIAQGSVRVRAGSVLLEEGRDYQVFYDQAMVKILNPAYLNSANELRVEFEKNALVQVQPRRLLGVRMDYRLNSDVNFGATVLQLRENQAPGINRVNVGDEPGNNTIYGFDVNMRRDSRALTKYIDMLPMISTKEPSSVAFSGEFAQLLPGESKLGNGENGVSYLDDFENARTPYTLGGLNSAVSWRLGATPRSIPGFDDNTINSAFRRAKMAWYTIDQTYYTGGPSRPNNIGTGDVRNHYVRGIQRTEIFPSRDVGATGNSYEYSFDMAYYPRERGQYNYNPAAASGLFSEALAPQNYGAISREITFDTDFDNANVEYLEFWMLDPFLEGENGVINDNVNPATNNINGGKLLINLGSVSEDVLRDGNQYEFENGLPATDDPAAVSQSTRETAWGRVSRQQFLTDAFSSEGRDRQDIGLEGLSNTEEQQFFGAAYANVADPSADDFRHHLDPFYEQNDVKILGRYKQYNGLEGNSRANNQLSSTAFPDKEDLNRDNVISETERYYEYELDLRKGQLEVGSNYIVDKVTSTVNSEQVSWYQVRIPIRSYTRVQSPEGNTPFGFKSIRFLRMVMTDWREPVVLRMVQPQFIANQWRRYLGPISDPNVPCVNCNEAARAFNISTVSLEENGGSSAQGTVPYVLPPGIERDKEYGSSTVNRQQNEQSLRLCVEDLRDGFGQAAYKNLSLNLVRYKKLRMFLHAQSENGSVRDGEAQAFIRIGTDYNQNYYEYRLPLVVTPAGSTRTDDIWPLQNRVDIELQRFIDAKAERNRLANLNPAQASYIGTFTQTFPDGSSISVVGNPDISSVQGAMIGIFNPANDDRRKSLCLWADEMRVFDFDKENGWAATARFNTKLADVANITATGSYVSVGFGGLQDKLQQRSLEDITRGDINATVSAEKFFPERLGLRVPILVQAGHESRAPQYDPLDPDTKLDQSLRKFDNDADRAAYRKEVIDQTTSRSISVLNVRKERTNTERKPKPYDIENVALSYSYTERKHTDIRTDRDYTRTYNGALAYIYQNTPKVYTPLAKVKALDSPYLKFLQEVNFTPLPSRFSFRADIDRRYNERFLQRSLEPGTVPERAGDGLFLKSFFFNRIYDLQWGLTKALTLDYTANNRAVIDEGIGSTIDGSDIARRNREQLRENLFRRGGRTTNFNQTVALTYRLPLDKFPLTDWLTADTRYAANYTWQAASTALRAPSVTNPDSLTNLELGNTIQNNGELSANGKIDLVKLYNKVRFLNIINNAPPPGPANKPGAAAPGVGRVRDAGQAGAAPADTAKGPELRFLKAVLRSLMTARSLNFTFTRSNGTLLPGYLPTTRFFGLNSDWDAPGVPFLLGKSYDLNQLYQKAATNGWYTERSDLLNTPLSSLLTESFNYRTALEPFRDFNIQVEGRRQKVQNQEVFYRRRIDEVTQQPIGEDPLASNPLGSGSFSTSIVSIRTLFGDLSNEGVTSRAFNRFISNRKIVHDRLQETVPTVPFPLTGTPQGYYGYNSQDVLIPAFLDAYKGKSSDSYKPKKFNPFAQLPIPNWRVDYNGLAELPFVKRYFRSISLTHAYSSVYSVASYTTATDYPYEPQSGDPNNPFGLSFLTNASGQYIPYYVLGQVSIAERLTPLIGVNFQTLEKVTGRVEYRTERAVALNTTNSQVTELRTQELVIGFGYATNRLKLPFRIGGEQRVLKNELTARLDLSIRDNSTIQRTIEDVVDPQNVTSTVQESVGRAVSLTTNGTKQLQLRPTVDYVLNQRLNLQFFFTRTLTEPRVENSFRNSTTEGGIQLRYSLSQ; the protein is encoded by the coding sequence TTGAACTCCGGTAAGAAGTCCCTCACCGCCTTCGTGGTGGTTGTTGCGTCGTTGGTGGCCTGGTGGTCGCAAGCTGAGTCTGTGGGAGATGCCCATTTTGCTATGCAGCAATTATGGGCTTCCTGGTTGCCAGGAGCCGCAATGCAGGGCGGAATGCCCTGGATGATGCCAACACCCGACACCCCGCGCGTCGTCGTGCCCGATACTAGCCGCTACCGCCCGAGCAGCCGGCCCAAAGTGCGGCCCGCCGACCGAGCGGGTACCCCCTTTGCGCCCCAGCGTCGTCGGTCGCCCTTGATTTTGGGGTTACCATCCAACATCAATCAGCAAATCACGCCCGACGACAGTCTGCAAAACTTTGATGTGCAGGAGCGGGTAGGGCAGGAGTTGGACTTCCGGGACCCTAGCCGCCTCAGCTACAAAGAATACGCAGAGTGGCAGCAACGTCAGGCTATACGAGACTACTTCCGAAATCGTTCGGCTGGTGGTGTCACCGGCGACTCTAGCACGGCCAATGTGCGCCGCCTGATTCCTAAAATCTACCTCGGCCCAGCCGCCGACCGCATCTTCGGGGGCAGCTACGTCGACATCCGCCCTGCCGGAGCCGTGACGTTGCGCATGGGTGCCCGCTTCAACCGCAACGAGAACCCAACCCTTACGTTGCGCCAGCAGCGCATCGGCGACTTTCAATTCGACCAAAGCACCAACCTGAACCTCACCGGTCAGATTGGCGAGAAGCTGCGCCTAACGTTCAACTACGATACCAAGGCCGCATTCAACTTCGAAAACAACATGAAGCTCGATTACACGGGCTTCGACACTGATATTATCCGGAAAATAGAGCTTGGCAACGTAAGCTTGCCGCTCAATAACTCGCTGATTCAGGGCGGGCAAAACCTGTTCGGGGTGAAAACGCAGCTGCAGTTCGGGCGCTTGAGCGTTACCACTGTAGCCAGCAACCTGCGCGGACAAGCCGACGAGGTACGCGTGCAGAACGGTGCCCAGAGCCGGCAATTCGAAATCAAAGCCAGCCAATACGAGCGGGACCGGCACTTCTTCCTGAGCCAGTTTTTCCGCGACCGGTACAACCAGGCGTTGCGCAACTTGCCCACCGTGCAGAGCGGCGTCGAAATCCGGCGGGTGGAAGTGTATATCACCAACGACAACCGCCAGAGCGACAACCTGCGCAACGTAGTGGCGCTGATGGACTTAGGTGAACCAAGACGGGTGTATCGGCGTAATTTCCTGCTGAATTCTCCGCCCGCCACGGCCAGCAACGCCAGCAACTCCGAGTTTCAAGCCGTTCTATCGAACAGTGCCCTGGCGCGGGGCGAACTGACGGTGGACAACTATCTGAATACGCTGCCGCAGCAAGCTCTAGCAAAGAACGTGGACTACGAGCACGTAAGAGCCCGCAAGCTCGATGCCCGCGAGTACACGTTCAATGCCCAGCTGGGCTACCTGTCGTTGAACACGCCGCTGTTGCCAGAGCAGGTACTGAGCGTAAGCTATGAGTATCTCTACAACGGCCGCACCTACAAGGTAGGCGAGCTAGTAGACGACTACTCCAACGTAGGTCAGGACCAAGTCATCTTCATGAAGATGCTAAAGGCCACCAACCCCGGTGTAGGGTTGGTCAACGAGAATGACAATTCCGTCAACCTGCCGCAGTACAACCCCAACCCAGCTACCAACAACCCGAACCTGCTGACGGACAACCTGCCGACTTGGGATTTGATGATGAAGAACGTGTACCCGTTGAATGCGTCGCAGCTCAACCGGGACAATTTCCAGCTGCAAATCATCTACAAAGACGATGTAACGGGGGTTGACCTTATTTCTTTGAAAGAAGGGGTCAATGTGGCTAACCGGCCGCTGATTGAGGTGCTCAACCTTGACAACGTAAACCCCAACAACGACCGGAACCCCGACGGTAACTTCGACTTCTTCCCCGGCATCACCATCGACCCTGAGTTAGGTAAGATCATCTTTCCGGTGGTGGAGCCATTTGGCAGCTATCTGCTCAACCAGTTCGAGGCGGGAACAGAGCAGGAATTTATCAACCGCTACGTGTACCAGGAGCTTTACACCCAGGTGCAGAGTGATGCTCAACAGCGGACTGAGAAAGACAAGTTTATACTGCGGGGGCGCTTTCAGGCCACGGCGACCAACGAAATCAGCTTACCAGGCCTGGGCATTGCCCAAGGTTCGGTGCGGGTGCGGGCCGGTTCGGTGCTGCTGGAAGAAGGCCGCGACTATCAAGTGTTCTACGACCAGGCCATGGTCAAGATCCTAAATCCGGCGTATCTGAATTCAGCCAACGAACTGCGGGTGGAGTTCGAGAAGAATGCCCTGGTGCAAGTACAGCCCCGCCGCCTACTCGGCGTCCGCATGGATTACCGGCTTAACTCCGACGTTAACTTTGGCGCTACGGTGTTGCAGCTGCGCGAAAACCAAGCGCCTGGCATCAACCGCGTGAACGTGGGTGACGAGCCCGGCAACAACACCATCTACGGCTTCGATGTGAACATGCGCCGCGATTCGCGGGCTCTCACCAAGTACATTGATATGCTGCCGATGATTTCCACGAAAGAGCCATCATCGGTGGCTTTCAGCGGGGAGTTTGCGCAGCTCTTGCCTGGCGAGTCCAAGTTGGGTAACGGCGAAAATGGGGTTTCGTATCTCGACGATTTCGAGAATGCCCGCACGCCCTACACCCTGGGAGGGTTGAACTCGGCCGTATCGTGGCGGTTGGGCGCCACGCCCCGTTCTATTCCAGGCTTCGACGACAACACCATCAACTCGGCCTTCCGACGGGCCAAAATGGCGTGGTACACCATCGACCAGACGTATTACACGGGTGGCCCCAGCCGGCCCAACAATATTGGAACTGGTGACGTTCGGAACCACTACGTAAGGGGTATTCAGCGCACCGAAATATTCCCGAGCCGGGACGTGGGCGCCACCGGCAATTCCTATGAGTACTCCTTCGACATGGCGTACTATCCAAGAGAGCGAGGCCAATACAACTACAACCCAGCTGCGGCTAGCGGCCTTTTCTCAGAGGCATTAGCTCCACAGAATTATGGGGCCATTTCGCGTGAAATTACCTTCGATACCGACTTCGATAACGCCAACGTCGAGTACCTGGAGTTCTGGATGCTGGACCCGTTCCTGGAAGGAGAAAACGGAGTAATAAACGACAACGTGAACCCAGCTACCAACAATATCAACGGCGGTAAGCTACTGATAAACTTGGGTTCGGTATCAGAAGACGTACTGCGCGACGGCAACCAATACGAGTTTGAAAATGGACTCCCGGCCACTGATGACCCTGCAGCCGTGAGCCAAAGTACTCGCGAAACTGCCTGGGGCCGGGTTTCGCGCCAGCAATTTCTAACGGATGCCTTCAGCAGCGAGGGCCGGGACCGTCAGGATATTGGTCTTGAAGGCTTGAGCAATACTGAAGAGCAGCAATTCTTTGGTGCCGCTTATGCCAACGTCGCCGATCCTTCGGCCGATGATTTCCGCCACCACCTCGACCCGTTCTATGAGCAGAACGACGTCAAGATCCTGGGCCGCTACAAGCAGTACAATGGTTTGGAAGGCAACTCGCGCGCCAACAACCAGCTTAGCTCCACTGCTTTCCCCGACAAGGAAGACCTGAACCGCGACAACGTTATTTCGGAAACCGAACGCTACTACGAGTACGAACTGGACTTGCGCAAAGGCCAGCTAGAGGTCGGTAGCAACTACATTGTGGATAAAGTCACGTCCACTGTCAACAGCGAACAGGTGTCGTGGTATCAGGTCCGGATTCCGATTCGTTCCTACACGCGGGTGCAGAGCCCTGAGGGCAATACGCCGTTTGGCTTCAAGTCCATCCGGTTCTTACGCATGGTGATGACCGACTGGCGGGAGCCCGTGGTGTTGCGTATGGTGCAGCCCCAGTTCATTGCCAACCAGTGGCGCCGCTACCTAGGCCCGATTTCCGACCCGAACGTGCCATGCGTGAACTGCAACGAAGCCGCCCGCGCCTTCAACATCAGTACCGTGAGCTTGGAGGAAAATGGTGGAAGCAGTGCCCAAGGAACCGTACCGTACGTGTTGCCTCCCGGTATTGAGCGCGACAAAGAATACGGTTCTAGCACGGTAAATCGCCAGCAAAATGAGCAAAGCCTGCGCCTGTGCGTAGAAGACCTGCGCGATGGGTTCGGGCAGGCAGCCTACAAGAACTTGAGCCTGAACCTCGTGCGCTACAAAAAGCTGCGCATGTTCTTGCACGCGCAAAGCGAAAACGGCTCCGTGCGCGACGGCGAGGCACAAGCCTTCATCCGCATCGGCACCGATTACAACCAGAACTACTATGAGTACCGGTTGCCGCTGGTGGTGACGCCCGCTGGCTCCACAAGAACGGACGACATCTGGCCGCTGCAAAACCGGGTAGATATAGAACTGCAGCGCTTCATTGATGCCAAAGCCGAGCGTAACCGCCTGGCCAATCTGAATCCGGCTCAGGCCAGCTACATCGGTACGTTCACGCAGACTTTTCCCGACGGCTCCAGTATTTCGGTGGTCGGCAACCCCGACATTAGCTCGGTGCAGGGCGCCATGATTGGTATTTTCAACCCGGCCAACGACGACCGTCGCAAATCACTCTGCCTATGGGCCGATGAAATGCGGGTGTTTGATTTCGACAAAGAGAATGGCTGGGCCGCCACGGCACGCTTCAACACCAAGCTAGCTGACGTGGCCAACATCACGGCTACAGGCAGCTACGTGTCGGTTGGGTTCGGGGGCTTGCAAGACAAGCTGCAGCAACGCTCACTGGAAGACATTACGCGGGGCGACATCAACGCTACAGTGTCGGCCGAGAAGTTTTTCCCAGAGAGGTTAGGTTTGCGGGTGCCCATTCTGGTGCAAGCTGGCCACGAAAGCCGCGCCCCCCAATACGACCCCCTCGACCCGGATACCAAGCTCGACCAGTCGTTGCGTAAGTTTGACAACGATGCCGACCGGGCCGCGTACCGCAAAGAGGTTATCGACCAAACCACCAGCCGCAGCATCAGCGTGCTGAACGTACGGAAGGAGCGTACCAACACCGAGCGTAAGCCCAAACCGTACGACATCGAAAACGTTGCCCTCAGTTATTCCTACACAGAGCGCAAGCACACCGATATTCGAACCGACCGAGACTACACCCGGACCTACAACGGCGCGCTGGCGTACATCTACCAGAACACACCCAAGGTCTATACGCCGCTCGCCAAAGTGAAGGCGCTTGATTCGCCGTACTTGAAGTTCTTGCAGGAAGTGAACTTCACGCCACTACCCTCCCGGTTCTCGTTCCGTGCCGATATTGACCGGCGCTACAACGAGCGGTTCTTGCAGCGCTCCTTGGAACCCGGCACGGTGCCCGAGCGGGCCGGCGATGGCTTGTTCCTGAAGTCATTCTTCTTCAACCGCATTTACGACTTGCAGTGGGGCCTAACCAAGGCGCTGACCCTGGACTACACGGCCAACAACCGCGCCGTGATAGACGAGGGAATAGGAAGCACTATTGACGGTTCCGACATTGCGAGGAGGAACCGGGAGCAGTTGCGCGAAAACCTGTTCCGCCGCGGTGGACGCACCACCAACTTCAACCAAACCGTTGCCCTGACGTACCGGCTGCCCCTCGACAAGTTTCCGCTCACCGACTGGCTGACCGCCGATACGCGCTACGCCGCCAACTACACCTGGCAGGCGGCATCGACGGCGTTGCGCGCTCCTTCCGTAACAAATCCGGATAGTCTCACCAACCTGGAACTCGGTAATACCATCCAGAACAACGGCGAGCTAAGCGCGAACGGCAAAATTGATTTGGTGAAGCTTTACAACAAAGTGCGCTTCCTCAATATCATCAACAATGCTCCACCACCCGGCCCGGCCAACAAGCCGGGTGCAGCGGCTCCAGGTGTTGGGCGCGTCCGGGACGCAGGGCAAGCGGGTGCGGCACCTGCCGACACGGCAAAAGGGCCGGAATTACGCTTCCTCAAAGCGGTGCTCCGTTCCCTGATGACGGCTCGCTCCCTGAACTTCACCTTCACCCGTAGCAATGGTACGCTGCTGCCAGGCTACTTGCCTACTACGCGCTTCTTCGGCCTCAACAGCGACTGGGATGCCCCCGGCGTGCCTTTCCTGTTGGGCAAGTCATATGACTTAAACCAGCTATATCAAAAAGCAGCTACCAACGGGTGGTACACGGAGCGAAGCGACCTGCTTAACACGCCGCTCAGTTCCTTGCTCACTGAAAGCTTCAATTACCGCACAGCGCTGGAGCCGTTCCGTGACTTCAACATACAAGTGGAAGGCCGTAGGCAGAAGGTTCAAAACCAAGAGGTGTTCTACCGGAGACGCATTGACGAGGTAACACAACAGCCTATTGGGGAGGATCCTCTGGCCAGTAATCCGCTCGGTTCAGGGTCGTTCAGCACTTCGATTGTCAGCATCAGAACCTTGTTCGGCGATTTGTCGAACGAGGGAGTGACTTCAAGAGCGTTCAACCGCTTCATTAGCAACCGAAAAATTGTGCATGACCGGCTACAGGAAACCGTACCAACAGTGCCATTCCCGCTAACAGGAACTCCTCAGGGCTACTACGGCTACAACTCGCAGGACGTGCTGATACCGGCTTTCCTCGATGCCTACAAAGGCAAGTCATCAGACAGCTATAAACCCAAGAAGTTCAACCCCTTCGCGCAGTTGCCAATTCCAAACTGGCGTGTCGACTACAATGGCTTAGCTGAGCTGCCGTTCGTAAAACGCTATTTCCGTTCTATCTCGCTGACGCACGCGTATTCCTCGGTGTATAGCGTTGCGAGCTACACTACCGCGACGGACTATCCGTACGAGCCACAATCCGGCGACCCGAACAACCCCTTCGGCTTAAGCTTCCTTACAAATGCCAGCGGCCAGTATATTCCGTACTATGTTTTGGGGCAGGTAAGTATTGCTGAGCGCCTGACGCCGCTCATCGGTGTCAATTTCCAGACGTTGGAAAAGGTAACAGGCCGAGTGGAATACCGTACCGAGCGGGCAGTGGCGCTGAACACCACTAACTCTCAAGTAACCGAACTACGCACGCAGGAACTGGTAATTGGTTTCGGGTACGCTACCAACCGCCTGAAGCTGCCCTTCCGCATTGGAGGTGAGCAACGCGTGCTGAAAAACGAATTAACGGCCCGCCTCGATCTAAGCATCCGTGACAACAGCACCATCCAACGCACGATTGAAGATGTAGTGGATCCGCAAAATGTCACATCTACGGTACAGGAGTCTGTTGGCCGGGCAGTGAGTTTGACTACCAACGGCACCAAGCAGCTACAACTCCGGCCTACCGTCGACTACGTGCTGAACCAACGGCTCAACTTGCAGTTCTTCTTCACCCGTACTTTGACAGAGCCCCGGGTGGAAAACTCGTTCCGCAACTCCACTACTGAAGGTGGCATCCAGCTGCGCTATAGCTTGTCGCAATAA
- the ruvA gene encoding Holliday junction branch migration protein RuvA — MIAYIEGKLAYKDHAQAILDVNGVGYEIRISLATYSKLPSEGEKAKLYTFQHIKEDAHTLYGFLDPNERALFLHLISVSGIGPGTGIVMVSSMSVGEIRHAIINEDVRAIQSIKGVGPKTAQRVIIDLRDRLRKDELLAKAGVDTVPLARAHNTNRSEALSALVTLGFARSAAEKNLDQIQNKHGNDLSVEELIKFALKSN, encoded by the coding sequence ATGATTGCTTACATTGAAGGAAAACTTGCCTACAAAGACCACGCTCAGGCTATTCTGGATGTGAACGGCGTCGGCTACGAAATTAGAATCTCGCTGGCTACGTACAGCAAACTGCCATCTGAAGGCGAGAAAGCCAAGCTGTATACCTTTCAGCACATCAAGGAGGACGCCCATACGCTGTATGGTTTTCTGGACCCCAACGAACGGGCACTGTTTCTGCACCTGATTTCAGTGTCAGGTATCGGGCCAGGAACTGGCATCGTGATGGTGAGCAGCATGAGTGTAGGTGAAATTCGCCATGCCATCATCAACGAGGATGTGCGCGCCATTCAAAGCATCAAAGGCGTAGGTCCCAAAACAGCGCAACGCGTGATTATTGATTTGCGCGACCGGTTACGCAAAGATGAATTATTGGCTAAAGCCGGCGTAGATACGGTGCCACTAGCGCGGGCACACAATACTAACCGCAGTGAAGCGTTGTCGGCTTTAGTAACGCTGGGCTTTGCCCGGTCGGCCGCCGAAAAGAACTTAGATCAAATTCAGAACAAGCACGGTAACGACCTGAGCGTGGAGGAATTGATTAAGTTTGCTCTTAAGTCGAATTAG
- a CDS encoding NADP-dependent malic enzyme, producing the protein MLKINKQDALDYHSQQPAGKIEVVPTKPVSTQLDLALAYSPGVAEPCLAIAANKDDVYKYTAKGNLVAVISNGTAVLGLGNIGPEASKPVMEGKGVLFKKFAGIDCFDIEIDATDPDEFIRIVKSLEPTFGGINLEDIKAPECFRIETALREQMNIPLMHDDQHGTAIITSAALLNALAVVGKEIDKIKVVVSGAGAAAVSCLRLYLALGLRLENVVVFDKDGVINQKRTDLAPLQMQFATNQSVTKMAEAMKGADVFLGLSAANVLPAELLLLMADNPIVFALANPNPEIAYDLALATRPDIIMATGRSDHPNQVNNVLGFPYIFRGALDVRATEINEAMKLAAVHALAELAKEPVPDMVNRAYGDNTLAFGRTYLIPKPLDPRLITTVSPAVARAAMESGVARRSVEDWTVYEDELRGRLGVNQKLMNRITSSARTNPKRVVFAEADTYKILKAATILHDEGIAKPILLGPREKLAAIAQANNLDLTGCEIIDILEEDAQREAYAELLYRKRQRRGVTLYESRRLMRERNYYGSMMLETGAADAFITGLTKDYSKSISPALRVIGVEDGVKRVASMYIIQHKKGPYFFADTTVNIDPTAEEMVDIIGLTAQAVRFFGTEPRVGVISYSNFGSNPGALPDKARRATELAKARYPDLIIDGEMQANTALNPQLLQEQYPFSVLAEKGGANTLIFPNVISGNIAYKVLQEIGGAEVIGPVLMGMRKPVHILQLGASVREIVNMAAIAVVDAQQASGEKA; encoded by the coding sequence ATGCTCAAAATCAACAAACAAGACGCGCTGGACTATCATTCCCAGCAGCCGGCCGGCAAGATTGAAGTGGTGCCCACCAAGCCCGTCAGCACCCAGCTCGACCTTGCGCTAGCCTACTCTCCCGGCGTGGCGGAACCTTGCTTGGCTATTGCCGCCAACAAAGACGACGTCTATAAATACACGGCTAAAGGCAACTTGGTGGCTGTTATCAGCAATGGTACGGCCGTGCTTGGCTTGGGCAATATCGGTCCGGAAGCGTCGAAGCCCGTCATGGAAGGCAAAGGAGTGCTTTTCAAGAAGTTTGCCGGCATCGACTGCTTTGACATTGAAATTGATGCCACGGACCCCGACGAGTTTATTCGCATTGTAAAGTCATTGGAGCCTACGTTTGGCGGCATCAACCTCGAAGATATCAAGGCGCCGGAATGCTTCCGCATTGAAACGGCGCTACGCGAGCAGATGAACATCCCGCTCATGCACGACGACCAGCATGGCACGGCCATCATTACGTCGGCGGCCTTGCTGAACGCGCTGGCCGTAGTGGGCAAGGAAATCGACAAAATCAAGGTGGTAGTGAGTGGGGCAGGGGCAGCGGCCGTTTCGTGCTTGCGGCTATACCTGGCCCTGGGCTTGCGCCTGGAAAACGTGGTGGTATTCGACAAGGACGGCGTCATCAACCAAAAGCGCACCGATCTGGCACCGCTGCAGATGCAGTTTGCTACCAATCAGTCCGTTACCAAGATGGCGGAAGCCATGAAGGGGGCCGATGTTTTTCTGGGTCTTTCGGCCGCCAACGTGCTACCAGCAGAACTGCTGCTGCTGATGGCCGACAATCCGATTGTGTTTGCGTTGGCCAACCCCAACCCTGAAATTGCCTACGACCTAGCCCTGGCCACCCGGCCTGACATCATCATGGCAACGGGCCGTTCTGACCACCCCAACCAAGTTAACAACGTGTTGGGTTTCCCTTACATCTTCCGGGGGGCGCTGGACGTGCGGGCCACGGAAATCAACGAGGCCATGAAGCTGGCCGCCGTGCACGCACTGGCTGAACTGGCCAAAGAGCCGGTACCCGATATGGTGAACCGGGCCTACGGCGACAATACGCTGGCTTTCGGCCGCACCTACTTGATTCCTAAGCCCCTGGACCCACGCTTGATTACCACCGTGAGCCCGGCTGTGGCCCGTGCTGCCATGGAAAGTGGGGTGGCTCGCCGGTCCGTTGAAGACTGGACAGTCTATGAAGACGAGCTGCGCGGCCGATTGGGCGTGAACCAGAAGCTCATGAACCGCATTACGTCGTCGGCCCGTACCAACCCCAAGCGAGTGGTATTCGCGGAAGCCGACACGTACAAGATTCTGAAAGCGGCCACCATCCTGCACGACGAGGGAATTGCCAAGCCCATTTTGCTGGGGCCGCGCGAGAAACTGGCTGCCATTGCCCAAGCCAACAACTTGGATTTGACGGGTTGCGAAATCATCGACATCCTGGAAGAGGACGCACAGCGCGAAGCGTACGCCGAACTGCTGTACCGCAAGCGGCAGCGCCGGGGCGTTACGCTCTACGAAAGCCGCCGCCTGATGCGTGAGCGGAACTACTACGGCTCGATGATGCTGGAAACGGGAGCTGCTGACGCTTTCATCACTGGCCTCACCAAAGACTACAGCAAGAGCATTTCGCCAGCACTGCGGGTCATTGGAGTGGAAGACGGGGTGAAGCGAGTGGCCTCGATGTACATCATCCAGCACAAGAAAGGCCCGTATTTCTTCGCTGATACCACCGTCAACATCGACCCCACAGCCGAGGAAATGGTGGATATAATTGGGCTCACGGCCCAAGCGGTACGTTTCTTCGGCACCGAGCCACGAGTGGGCGTTATCAGCTACTCCAACTTCGGCTCCAACCCCGGCGCACTGCCCGACAAAGCTCGCCGGGCCACCGAATTAGCCAAAGCGCGCTACCCCGACCTGATTATCGACGGCGAAATGCAGGCCAACACGGCCCTCAATCCGCAGTTGCTGCAGGAGCAGTACCCGTTCTCGGTGCTAGCCGAGAAAGGTGGGGCCAACACCCTAATTTTCCCGAACGTTATTTCCGGCAACATCGCCTACAAAGTGTTGCAGGAAATTGGGGGCGCCGAAGTAATCGGGCCAGTGCTGATGGGCATGCGCAAGCCCGTGCACATTCTACAGCTTGGCGCTTCCGTACGCGAAATCGTGAACATGGCGGCTATTGCAGTGGTGGATGCGCAGCAAGCAAGCGGAGAAAAAGCTTAA